The genomic stretch CGTCCGCCATGTGCGGATTGAGTCTCAGGCTCTCGGATGGAATGAAGAACGAGGCCGGAATCTCATGTGCATCGATCAGATCCACCACGCGCTGCAGCCCGACGCGCGCTCCGTACTCGCCTTGGGAGAGCGCTCCAATCGTCGGTTCGCCATAACGAAGGGCGATCGTCTCGTTGTCGACGTCGAAGGAGAGAAGGACGGCCACCCGTGCACCTTGAGGCCATGTCTCCGGCTGGAGGCTCCGGCCCGCTCTCACTCGGTTGACGGTCTCGTCGATCTTCTCCGTCGTCCAGAGCCACCCGGGCTCCGGTCCCGCGACCCCCGGATCCGGTGGAGGCGGCGCGCAGCAGGCAAGGACCACCAGGCCCGTCAAGGCGACACGGAAGGCAAGCACCACAGGGTTCGTCTTACAGTAACCTTCGAACATGATCGTCTCCACACACCGAACGAGTCGGTAATGACATCGATGCCAACAACGACTCCGGCGCGGCAGTATACCGCGGCCACCTTACGCCACTCGGAGTAGAGAGAACCACCTAGTGTTTCATCCCCGCGGGCCCACGTTCTGGGAGCTGGCCGAGCAGGCGCTGTCGTCGACGGAGCGGGGCTACGACCTGCTTGCGCCGAAGTTCGACGTCACGCCGTTTCGCACGCCGGACGAGATCCTCAGCCGTGCCGCGAATTACGTCCATGGAGCTCTGAAGCCTCGACGGCTTCTGGATCTCGGCTGCGGAACGGGTGCGGTGCTGCAGGCGCTAAACGTGCATCGCGCGGTGGGACTCGACCTGAGCCGAGGCATGCTTGCGGTCGCGCGCAAACAGGTTCCTCACGCAGTCTACGTTCGCGGAGATTTTCTCGAGCCGCCGTTCGCGAGCGCTTTCGACCTCGTCACTTGCTTCAGCGCTCTCGGCCA from Vicinamibacteria bacterium encodes the following:
- a CDS encoding class I SAM-dependent methyltransferase, yielding MFHPRGPTFWELAEQALSSTERGYDLLAPKFDVTPFRTPDEILSRAANYVHGALKPRRLLDLGCGTGAVLQALNVHRAVGLDLSRGMLAVARKQVPHAVYVRGDFLEPPFASAFDLVTCFSALGHVLPTDGERFVKAVRTCLRPQGHFLFVTSRMPPLGSRGYWLSRGFNAAMHLRNTMWSPPFVMYYLTFVLPEARALLESEGFEVRVESGVFGAPFERYCLVEARLPR